DNA sequence from the Sinorhizobium alkalisoli genome:
CGCCGTCTGCCTCGTGGCGCCGGAACATGGACCGGACCGCCAGTTGCAGAAGATGCTGCAGGGCGCCGGTCGCATCGACGATACGGCAAAGCCCATTCTCGAAATCAATCCCGGCCATGCCTTGATTGCCGCCCTCGCCGCCGGCCCGTCGGACGACCAGACCTTCCGTGAAGACGCTGTCAAGCTGCTCTTCGATCAGGCACGTGTACTCGACGGCGACAAACCGGAAGATCCGCGCGCCTTCGCCGAGCGGTTGTCGCGCGTGTTCGATCGGGCTTTGAAGCATTGATGCGGAAATGCGGGCGAATTCCGCCCGCACTCAACGATTCATCTCTGCCTGGCTATCGCTCTACAGCGCCGCGCGTCCTCTCGGACGCGCAAAGGTCGCTGTAACTCTTTGAATCTGGCATCGAGCTTTCCGAAAATCGAGTACGATTTTCGGGCCGATCCGCTAGCCGGGCGGCTCTGCTGTCCCGGTATCGGAGCCGAGGTGGGACGCGTATTTGAGCTGGAACTCGCTCGAGAGTATCATGCCCAAGGCCACGCTTTCCCGGGTTATCGTGCCTCCGCTTAGCGTCTTGGCGTAGCTGTCGAGGCCGTCTGGGTCGGCCGCGCGGCCCAGAATCAGGAGATATAGGAAGCTGACGTAGGATCGGTCGGTCAGACCGAAGGTTGCATATCGCCCGTTGAACTCGTCGGATTTCATCAAGGCGATGGTCATGGCCGCGACAGTTGTTTCGCTCTTCTCCAATGCGTCCACCCAGCGCTCCATCTCTTCCGGGTCGCCCTGCCGCCCAAGCACAAGGCAGAAGGCAAAACGCGCCTGTCGGACCGCCAGCGGATCGGACGTCCTGCTTTCCGCCATGTCACAGTCTCTGCGCGGAACCGGTATCGGGCGTTTCCCGCGGATAAGATCCCTGACCGCAATGTAGGCCGGCTTTGGTTCCCCTAGTGTCCAGCCACCATCGCCCTTCGCGACCAGGCGTACCAGGCCCATGTAGGCCTCGAAGCCGGGAGCCCAATAGGTCTCGTCCAGCAGTTCGTAAATATGCGCGGCCTCCACCTTGTACTTTCCCTCAAGCTCCCGGATGCGCATCATCGCCTGTTTCAGTCCGTCGGCTTGCTGCTGTTCGCTGCGCTGGCTTCCATAGGGATTGTTGAACTCGGTGACCCAGATCGGGTGGCCGTAACGTGCGAGTTCCTTGAAGGCCCATTCCGGGTCTTCGCCATACATATGCCAGACGGAAATATCCCATTTGATTCCGTCCTGCCGCATCCGTTCAAAGGCGCCGAGATGTCCCCAACCGGCCGTGCCGATCGCTTTGCGGATCTGTGGATCGACCTCCGTCATGCCGTCCGACAAACCCTTCAGTACCGCACTGACCTTCGCCCAGCGCGGCCCATAGTAGTCCAGGGGTGCCACGCCGCCGGCAGGGCCCCACTCGCAGGGATACTGGCTGCCGTCGTCGCGCTTTTCGCAAGGTTTGATGATGGCATGGTTTTCCATCTCGTTGCCGAGCTCCCAGACGCGGATGTCGTCCTTGAACTGTGAGGCGAGTGTGACGGCGAACGCGCGGGCCTTATTGTAGAGCTCGTCGGCGCTGTCCTTAGCGAGATCGACATTGCTCGGGGTGATCACAGGAAGAATATCTATCCCGCGGGCCTTTCCTTCCTTCACAAGTCGGCCCAAGTCCCGCGCCTTCCCAACATCGGGAATGTTCACGCGGTAGGACTTCATCCCGAGATCCCTGACAATATCGAGCTGCCGTTCAATTCCGACGCCGGGATAGGCGGTGAACGGATGACCGTTGACGCCCCAGAGAATGTCCGCGGAGGCCGGGGCGATCGTAGCCAACAGACACACTGTTCCGACTGCCAGTCGAGCGAACATACTCGTCTCCCTCTCGCTGCGCAGCCTGGAGCATGCCGCCTCTCACCCGGCGCGGCAATTTGCCGGAATTGAGAATCCGACCGCTTTTGCTACCACTTTCGACCCATTGGATAGCTCGTACGGACAGTGACTGCCGGATCATTTTATCGGCATCACTGCGGGGTTCCGCAGCGCAGCCTCTGCCATATCGCCGCCGCTCGACGACCGTAGCGGCGTTGACCAAGCGGGGCATCGTGTACGCTGCGGCACAGCTTGCCGCCCATCTGCGGCAGTTTGCCGAAATGGCCGAACGGGCCGCCCCGCTACCTCTTTCGTTGGTCATTCCTATCCAATTTTCCGCCGGAGCCCGGCACGATCACCGCCTTTGGGTACATGGTTACCATCCGGCACTGCCTATAGAGTGTTTTGCTCCGCGTATTTGGAACCATGGCCCCATGCATATCTCGATCGTCGGTATTTTGATCTGCGTGGGGATATTGCTAATCGGAGCTTATTGCCGGTCCCCCCTGATCATCGGACTGATCGTTTCGCTGGCTTTCGGCGCGACAGCATTTGTGACGCTCGTCGCAATCGGGGGGTCGTCGCCGCTGATCTATACCTTCTTTGCTGCCCTTCTGATAACCGCCGTCATTACCAGACGGCGGTTTCCGCGGGAGATCGGCAACACATTCGGAAAGATTCGACCGCTCTGGGTGCTTTGCGGTCTGATGACATATTCCGTGGTCGGTGCGTGGTTGTTTCCACGCCTTTTCGCGGGACAGACGAGCGTCTTCGTTCAGTCCACGATGCGTCGTGGCATCGTCGAGGCTTCGCTTGCGCCTGTTTCGGGCAACATCACGCAAACCGGATATTTCGTTCTGGGGGGGCTCACCGCCATCGCTCTGTGCGTCCTGCTTCTGAAGGAAGACAGGATGGACGCTGTTCGGCGCAGCTTTCTTCTCTTGTGTGGTTTTCACGCCGGGATGGGGTTGCTCGATTTGATCGGCAAAGTCGCAGGCGCCGGCGATATTCTTTGGCCCATCCGTACCGCCAATTACGCCATGCTTACCGAGGTCATGGAGGGTGGTTTCTGGCGCATCACAGGCGCCAATTCGGAGGCGTCGTCCTTCGCAGGGGTCTCGCTCATCTGCCTTGCCTTCTGTTACGTCTACTGGCGCGAAACCAAATCGCGACTGGCGCAGGGACTGGCCGCGCTGCTGCTCGTCCTCGCCCTCCTCTCCACGTCGTCCACCGCCTATGTGGGATTGACGATTTTGGCCATGCCCGTTGCGCTTTCCATCCTCCGGTCCTTCCTGTCGGACCGCATCGACAGCGACGAGATCCTGATCATCGCGTTGCTTGGTGTTGCTATTGTCACAATCCTGGCAGTCATCCTTTACCACAGTGAATTTTTTGCTCTGTTCGTCCGCCTCATTGATTCCATGGTTCTCAACAAGGCTAGTTCTGCCTCCGGCCAGGAACGGGCCTACTGGAACATCAAGAGTCTGCAAGCCTTCGCGGACACCGGCGGTTTCGGCGTCGGCCTTGGCAGTTCGCGCGCGTCGAGCTGGCCGATCGCGGTGGTTTCGCAACTGGGCCTCGTCGGCGGGGTGATGATGGCCACGCTGCTGATGATCTTGGTGCGGGGCATGGGCCGTCTCAAGCCTTACCTCGATCCCGAGACGAACGCCGTCGTCTCAGGCGTACGGGCTTCCGCTTTGGCGTCTGCCCTCTCTGGCACATTGATTTCCGGGACTGCCGATCCAGGCATGTTCTTCTTTATTGCTTTTGCGGTCATCTCGGTGAGCAAGGTTCATGCGCGCAGGGAGAGAGATGCACGCTTGCGCGTTCCGCAGCTTAGCCGCCCTGCGCCTGCCGCACCCGCCGGGCCAGCCGGCCGCTCATCGCCGAACACGCGCGCAGCCAGCGCGCTTTACCGACCGTGAAACGTTAACGCATCGGCCCGAAAATCGTACCCGATTATCGGAAAGCTCGATGCGCAGATTCAAAGAGTTACAGCGACCTTTGCCCGTCTGAAACCGTCTGAAAAGACGCGCGGCGCTGTAATGTGGCCAACCGCACGGTCAGCCCCCCACGCGTCGAAGGGATTTCCCGTACTTTAACAGAACCTACACCAAACTGACATTTCGCCTTCACGAAACGCGGCTATCGCAGGGTCGTACCGATCATCGGTCTCCCCACAAGAGGACCTGCACGCCCATGTTTCAGTTGAAGGATGTCACTCGCCGGTTCGGCAAGAAAACCGCCGTCAGTTCGGTCAGTTTCGACATCCCCCAAGGCCAAATGGTCGGCATTATCGGTCGTTCCGGTGCGGGCAAGTCGACGCTCTTGCGCATGATCAATCGTCTCGTCGACCTCTCTTCGGGCTCGATCGTATTCGGCGGCGTCGAGGTGTCCTCGCTCAAGGGTGCGGCCCTGCGCAATTGGCAGCGCGATTGCGCGATGATCTTCCAGCAGTTCAACCTCGTGCCGCGCCTCGACGTGCTGACCAACGTGCTGCTCGGCCGGCTCAATCACCGCTCGACGGTATCGAGCATTCTCAACCTGTTCAGCCGCGAAGAACGCATCATGGCGATCGGCGCGCTCGAGCGGCTCGGCATCGAACAGACGGCTCTGCAGCAGGCCGGCACCCTTTCCGGCGGGCAGCAGCAACGCGTGGCGATCGCCCGTGCGCTAATGCAGCAGCCGAGGGTGCTGCTCGCCGACGAGCCGATCGCTTCGCTCGACCCGCTCAATGCCAAGATCGTCATGGACGCGCTGCGCGACATCAGCGAACGGGACGGCATTACCGTCGTCACCAATCTGCACACGCTCGATACGGCGCGGAACTATTGCGAGCGCATCATCGGCATGGCGCAGGGTCGCGTCGTGTTCGACGGGCAACCGAACGATCTGACCGCCGCGGCCGTCGCAGAGATCTATGGCGCAGACACCCCGATCGAGGAGTCGATGACTTCGACCAGCATCAATATTCCCGCGGCGGTTCCGCAGGAACAAACGGCATCGGCCGGCTTCAAGCCGCTGGCACTGGCCGGCACCTGACGCCCGCCAGGATCGAGCGCCCGCGTCAAGGGCACCTCAATAAAACCGATAGTCATCCGGCGCGGCCGGAAAAACGGGAGACGAACCTCATGTTGAAGAAAGCTCTTCTTGGCGCCGTAGCGCTCTTTGCCCTCGTCGGCCATGCCCGGGCCGAAGATCTCAAGGAATTCCGCATCGGCATACTCGGCGGCGAAAACGAAGCGGACCGCCTGCGCAACTTCCAATGCATGATCGACAAGCTGCCGGCGGCAATCGGCGTCGAAAAGGTTTCGCTGTTCCCGGCCGCCGATTATGACGGCGTCATCCAGGGTCTGCTCGGCGGCACGCTAGACTATGCCGAACTCGGCGCGTCCGGCTATGCCAAGATCTACCTGGCCAAGGCCGATGCCGTCGAGCCGATCCTGACGACGGTCCAGACCGACGGCTCGACCGGCTATCACTCGATCATGGTCGCCCGCAAGGATTCCGGCATCACCAAGCTCGAGGACCTCAAGGGCAAGAAGCTCGGCTTCGCCGATCCGGATTCCACCTCGGGCTACCTCGTTCCCCTCGTCACCCTGCCGGAAGCCATCGGCGCGCCGGTGAAGGAATTCTTCGGCGAGACCGGTTTCGGCGGCGGCCATGAGAACCTCGTCCTCGAAGTCGTCAAGGGCAATTTCGATGCCGGCACGACCTGGGGTTCGGGCGTCGGCGAATTCAAGGACGGCTATACTTCGGGCAACCTGCACAAGATGGTCGAGAAGGGCATTCTCGATATGAACGACCTCGTCGAGCTCTGGAAGTCCCCGCTGATCCCGAACGGCCCGATCGTCGTGCGCTCCTCGATGAACGACGACATGAAGGCGAAGTTCAAGCAGTTCATGATGAACCTGCCGAAGACGGACGCCGCCTGCTTCTCCGCCATCCAGGGCGGCGACTTCACCGGTTTTGTCGAAGTCAATAGCGACTTCTACAAGCCGATCATCGACGCTCGCAAGGCGACGATCGGCGGCTGATCGTCAATCCTTCCACGCCGGGCCGGCCGCATCTGCGGCCGGCAGTCGATTATCCAGCCGGCCTTGGGGATCCCGCTCAACGCGGGGCAAGAGGGAGTGCGGGCGGTTTCTTCGCCCAGCCTTCCGCGTCTCAACTTATCCAGAGGCCGGCGTTCGCCGAGAATCCGATGGCCACCTCCATGCTATCCAGCCAGTTAAGCGAAAACGGCGCTCTTGTGGACCGTCACTGGCAAGAGCTCAACGCCCGTCGGCGCCTTTACACCTGGGCCGGCCTTGCAGCGCTTGCGGTGGCGCTCTTTGCCTCACTCTGGTTCGCCAACGGCTCGAATGCCGGCAAGTTCTTCGAACGCCTGCCGCATTTCTTCGATTTCGTTGGCGATCTGATGCCGCGCGACGGAATGGAGGTCGTCCGGGCCATGTTCGATCTGCCGTCGCCCTATGACGACGGCAGCTTCAAATACAACTATCCGGACGGCCGGCTCTATCTGACCGACAGCATCTACATCCCTGAATACTTCCACAAGATGCTCGAGACGGTGAACATCGCCATCTTCTCGACGGTGATCGGGGCCTTCTTCGGCTTCATCCTGTGCTTTCTGGCCGCGCGAAACCTCATGCCCAATCCATGGATCCGCGGCGCGGTGCGCCGGATAATGGAGGTGCTGCGCGCCTTTCCCGAGGTGGTGATCGCCGGCTTTTTCCTGGCAATCCTTTCGCTCGGACCCATTCCCGCCATCGCCGCGGTTTCGATCCATACGATCGGTGCACTCGGCAAGCTGTTCTTCGAGGTGGTCGAGAATGCCGACATGAAGGCGGAGGAGGGTCTGCGTGCCGTCGGCGGCAACTGGATAGAGCGCGTCTGGTTCGGCATCGTGCCGCAGGTTCTCCCGAATTTCATGAGCTACTTTCTGCTGCGCCTCGAGATCAATGTTCGAGCCTCGACGATCATCGGTGCGGTCGGTGGGGGCGGCATCGGCGAAGTCCTGCGTCTGTCGATCGGCCAGGGGCATCAGGCAAAGACACTGGCGATCGTCATCCTGCTCTTCGCGACGA
Encoded proteins:
- the phnC gene encoding phosphonate ABC transporter ATP-binding protein; the encoded protein is MFQLKDVTRRFGKKTAVSSVSFDIPQGQMVGIIGRSGAGKSTLLRMINRLVDLSSGSIVFGGVEVSSLKGAALRNWQRDCAMIFQQFNLVPRLDVLTNVLLGRLNHRSTVSSILNLFSREERIMAIGALERLGIEQTALQQAGTLSGGQQQRVAIARALMQQPRVLLADEPIASLDPLNAKIVMDALRDISERDGITVVTNLHTLDTARNYCERIIGMAQGRVVFDGQPNDLTAAAVAEIYGADTPIEESMTSTSINIPAAVPQEQTASAGFKPLALAGT
- the phnD gene encoding phosphonate ABC transporter substrate-binding protein; amino-acid sequence: MLKKALLGAVALFALVGHARAEDLKEFRIGILGGENEADRLRNFQCMIDKLPAAIGVEKVSLFPAADYDGVIQGLLGGTLDYAELGASGYAKIYLAKADAVEPILTTVQTDGSTGYHSIMVARKDSGITKLEDLKGKKLGFADPDSTSGYLVPLVTLPEAIGAPVKEFFGETGFGGGHENLVLEVVKGNFDAGTTWGSGVGEFKDGYTSGNLHKMVEKGILDMNDLVELWKSPLIPNGPIVVRSSMNDDMKAKFKQFMMNLPKTDAACFSAIQGGDFTGFVEVNSDFYKPIIDARKATIGG
- a CDS encoding DUF4214 domain-containing protein, which gives rise to MFARLAVGTVCLLATIAPASADILWGVNGHPFTAYPGVGIERQLDIVRDLGMKSYRVNIPDVGKARDLGRLVKEGKARGIDILPVITPSNVDLAKDSADELYNKARAFAVTLASQFKDDIRVWELGNEMENHAIIKPCEKRDDGSQYPCEWGPAGGVAPLDYYGPRWAKVSAVLKGLSDGMTEVDPQIRKAIGTAGWGHLGAFERMRQDGIKWDISVWHMYGEDPEWAFKELARYGHPIWVTEFNNPYGSQRSEQQQADGLKQAMMRIRELEGKYKVEAAHIYELLDETYWAPGFEAYMGLVRLVAKGDGGWTLGEPKPAYIAVRDLIRGKRPIPVPRRDCDMAESRTSDPLAVRQARFAFCLVLGRQGDPEEMERWVDALEKSETTVAAMTIALMKSDEFNGRYATFGLTDRSYVSFLYLLILGRAADPDGLDSYAKTLSGGTITRESVALGMILSSEFQLKYASHLGSDTGTAEPPG
- the phnE gene encoding phosphonate ABC transporter, permease protein PhnE; amino-acid sequence: MATSMLSSQLSENGALVDRHWQELNARRRLYTWAGLAALAVALFASLWFANGSNAGKFFERLPHFFDFVGDLMPRDGMEVVRAMFDLPSPYDDGSFKYNYPDGRLYLTDSIYIPEYFHKMLETVNIAIFSTVIGAFFGFILCFLAARNLMPNPWIRGAVRRIMEVLRAFPEVVIAGFFLAILSLGPIPAIAAVSIHTIGALGKLFFEVVENADMKAEEGLRAVGGNWIERVWFGIVPQVLPNFMSYFLLRLEINVRASTIIGAVGGGGIGEVLRLSIGQGHQAKTLAIVILLFATICAVDQFSAWFRRRLVGDQAFQLTQ